The genomic stretch ACGAACCTGGCACCAATTTGTTCCTGAGTTACGGCTGCAGATCAATTCGGCTATTCACCGGACGACTGGAGAGCAACCCCTGTATATGCTAACAGGCCGCCATGCTAACTTCCAGATTGGTCTCACCAATGAAGCCGTGTTTGATGAAAACATAAATTTGCAAGCACGTTTACAAGATGCCCGTCAAGCAGCTGTGAAAGCCTCAAAGGAAGCACGTCAAGTCTATGGAAAGCAGTACGACAAATGAAAGAAGGTGGAATTCCAGCCGACTGAAGGTGCATTGGTGTGGTACTTTGAGCACAGGCACAAGATGGGCGGTGTACCTcctctaattaaaataatgatatagataattattataatatcgttattattgttgttattattgttatttctattattattgttgttgttattagtatagttgcaaaactatatattataaaagcaataattgcaataataatgataataattgcaataatgatgataataattgcaataatgatgaaaataattgcaataatgatgataatgatgataatgatgatgataatgataatattgatgataatcatgataataatgatgataattacaggaattgtctccatatataataaaaaaaaaggtaaaagaaaataattcccaaaagtcgaaaaagcggcaaaatctagcgaaatatagccttttgagagtatactccaaaatgacgttttttcgatttctctgatgattttggcaattattag from Penaeus monodon isolate SGIC_2016 unplaced genomic scaffold, NSTDA_Pmon_1 PmonScaffold_289, whole genome shotgun sequence encodes the following:
- the LOC119570479 gene encoding uncharacterized protein LOC119570479, which gives rise to MFQELTKLIHATNHYTIRYHPQANRMIERTNRVVKSALTTLVNDRPRTWHQFVPELRLQINSAIHRTTGEQPLYMLTGRHANFQIGLTNEAVFDENINLQARLQDARQAAVKASKEARQVYGKQYDK